A region of the Hirundo rustica isolate bHirRus1 chromosome 5, bHirRus1.pri.v3, whole genome shotgun sequence genome:
TATGCTTCAAACTCTTCATTATTGTTTGCAGCtaggagaggagaaaataagCGAATAACACTCGTGCAGAGGACACTGTGCCTTTGTAAAAGTGTGGAGAGATTCACCAAGTGTCGGTGGCACTGCTGCGGGCAGGCAGAGGGAAGCTGCGGGTAGGCAGAGGCGTTGCGCTTCCCTCTGGACACGCACCTGATACCACCTGCAGCCGGGAGCGGGATTTCTGGAGAAACACGCGTTTCCCCAAAGGCTGGAGAAAGAAGGTGCTCCCCCTCCCCCAGCATCACTCTCTCATTTCAGTTTCTATTCTGGTTTCTGAGCTCCGAAGCaacaggggaaggagggggaggagccCGACCACCCAGCGGGGTGGGTCTGCCTTTGTGGAATTGCCgtttttaacaaataaaataaatcaaccCGACTTACAGGAAAAAAGTCTCAACCAATGTGAGCAGGCAGTTTATCTTAGAACCTCACCCAAGCCCGAACTGTCTTAGAATTGTTACCTGGAAatattttgggcttttttgctTGGCTAGGGAATTAGAAGCAGAGAGGAATTGTTCTTGTTGCTAGTCTTactattatcatcatcatcattattatttcaGACCTGTTGCTTACTGGCTTTCAAGGTTTACTTACTTGCTTAAGCACAGGAAGGCAAGGAGAGGCAATTCAGACGCTGATATTCTGCCTTTCTGCCTCCCTGTGTAAAGAAACCAGAGATACGAGTTTTCTATAGTATCTCTGCTTCGTAGACTGGCTTTGCTATGAGGAAATGAGTCCACGGGCGCTTCCCACGTGCTCTGTGCCCATGCCAAAGGCATCTTGTATAAAATACGCCGAGTCCAACAAGCGGAATGCCCGAGTCACTCCCTTTAGCCCGGGTTcgctgcccagcccagctcggCACAAGGGGAACGAGCCGTGCCTAGGCGCTAGCAAAGTCCTTACGGGGTGGAGTGGGGAACGTCAGTGACCTGATGCTGTTCTGAAGGCTGGATAAAATGGCAGATAGTGCAAAAACCTTGAGGAGACAGAAATGCAGGCCAGATACGGTTACGCTCTGTCACCTCCAGCGGCAGCTAGGGAGCTGGGCAAAAGGCAGCGGCCCGCTGAGGGGTGGCAGCCACCGGTTCGGTTGGAGGTTCGGACCGGCCACAGCTTTGTGACCCACTATCCAGTCCCCTGTCTCTTTCAGAAGAGGACCTGGGAATGGCCGTCCCCACCGTCGTGACCATCCAGCCGCAGTACGGCGCGGCCCTGCCCTCCGTCTCGAGATGCACGTGGCAGACGGGCCTGATGGACTGCTGCACCGACTGTGGCGTCTGTGAGTGCCCGGCACACGCTGCCCTTGCCTTTCCTGCCGCCGTGCAGCCGCTGTGCGGCCCGGCTCTCCCCGCCGCTCGGCCGGTGCCGGGCGGGCAGGCGCAGCCTCAGCCAGCGCCGTGTTTCTCTCCCGCCAGTCTGCTGCGGGATGTTCTGCTACCCGTGCCTGGCGTGCCAGGTGGCCGGGGACATGAACGAGTGCTGCCTGTGTGGGACCAGCGTGGCCATGAGGACCCTGTACCGCACCAGATACAACATCCCGGTCAGTGCTGAGCCTGCCCCCCTCACCCCGCTGCAGCCTGAAAGACGGGGTGCCCCCGAggcccctctccctgcactcGAGGGaggggctcagggcagcagtGATTTCCACTCgccccttttttccccattcgTTTCCACCTCGGCTGCTGCGTCCCCCTTTGAGCTTTGAAAGATGGGAAAGATTCGAGGTAACTGTGGGCTGACTGAAGAATAGGTGAAGCCGGTTACACGGATAAAGATCCATAATCAGGTTTGGGAGAAAGGTGGATACCTGGGGGTGTTTCTTCCTGCAGGGGAGGTGGTTGCTGCCATCCCAAGTGCGAACAATGGGGGCTTGAGTTCACCTTGCCCAAATTGTCTGTTCCCGtgtgcatttttcttcccagtctGCACCTCAGAAGTCAAAAGATGGGTAGCTATCTGCAGCCTGCACTATGggctccttccttcttttttcgTGGTGCTCGGGGTTTGCCAGCCCAGGGCTTCAGTGTTTTCTACTCAGGATGCTGCGGCCTGCCgaggaaaaaaagagtactTGACTTGGAATGTGATTAACGTTTTCTAACCTGTCCCTAACCTGTTTCTCCCTAACAGGGGTCCATTTGCTCTGACTTCTGTGTCACCATGTGGTGCCCGGTGTGCTCTGTTTGCCAAATTAAGAGAGACATCAACCGCAGGAGGGAGCTTGGCATATTCTGGTaagctgggggtgctggtgctggtcCATAAAGCTGCTGTCACACGCAGCCAGGCAGCTTCCCAGAGCCTCTCCTGCCGACACCTTGAACACCTGACAAAGTTTGCTGCAGTGGGGAAATGGCCgtgggtgacagcagtgaccTGTCCTAAAGAAAAATGTCGCTGGGGACCTCGTGTAGGGTGGAGGGGGAAGGACTGGGGGCACACACAGGGTGTGGTGAGGCACAGCCCCAGTCCCTGACACTCCTTTCCCATCCTGTTGCAGATGCTGCCATCCTGGCTATGTCCTTGGAGCTGCTGCAAGCAGGAGTCACCGCTGCTCTGACTGTTAGGAAATGCACCATGTGGAGCTTGCCTTGATTGCATTTGATTTTCCCTTATTAAGTGCAGAAATAAAGTTTTGAGTTTGTCTTCCTACCTCTGTGTATGTCACTTCTGCGTGTCACTGCCTGAGAGCAcccatccttctcctgctccatccatcTCAGCAGCCCCCAGTGTAGCTGAGatttccctgtgcctgctgcagagagagatTTCCACtagtattttgttattggaTCAGCTTCTAGAAAGGATATTTAATACATTGAAGGAGTCAGTGTTGCTCATCCAagtggaaaaatttgggaaaatgaCTACTGCTGCATGGCAGAGCTATTTCTTCCTGCAGGCAAGTGACTTCTGCAGGCCATCCAGCATTGCCCCTGCTGCGGTGGCTGTCCAGGGTTCCTGGTCATGCCACCTTTGTGAATAGAAAGGCATGGGGATTTGGGGCTGCCTGGCACCAGCTCACCTCGACGTTGAAGTTATATGGACTGAAAGCATGAGTTCCTCCCTACCTGCAATAAAACACCTGGCTGGGTCGTGGGTGATCTGTGTCCTCTCCAGGGACAAAGAGTGGCATCTTCCCGCATGGCATTACATAATATTGGGGGTtggatttgttcctttttgtcttaaagtatttttccccataagttgctaggaaacaGAGGGTACTTGATTAACACAAAAAGACGTGACCGGGAGGGAGACGATCACAcgaagtttgggggagggaaaaggacagggctggggggagctgagtttcttttttccctgctctcgGCATTGGAGAGGCACGGTTGGGCTGCTGCTTATTGCCTGAGGAGTCCACTGTgaacggagggtccggtcctgggaattctaccaccatccatcatccgctcgtgtgcccaggaattcggagccacttcgcctgccctgctggagctgggccggCCCCGTCCAGCTGttgtggcttcttcagcactgctcacttttcCGGGACACCCCCccttgcctgccgggacattcccccctgcctgctggggaccctcgttgttccatccaccagcccgagagttttccactgttccagcttggtgctctcggggtcccaagggatcagactgccccagcttctggttctgtttattattattgctgttgttgttgttgtctgtTTGCCTTATTACACTTACTAGTAaggaactgttattcctttccccacagctctgcctgaaaagcctctttaatcttctaaattataataacttggagggaagggattggaattccccattcctagagaggccccacccctccctagcagatacctgtcttttcaagcCATGGCGCACAGCCCATCTGTCTGCACTGGGCTGTGAGCCCTGCATTCCTGTCCAGAAGGTGAAGGTCGCACCCACCCTCTCTCCATCACTCTCAAGAGGAATGCTAAAGGACCTTTGATCTCCACAAATATCTCCCAGCTTCATTCTTTAAGGAGAATATGATTGGGTTTTTGTCCCCACTCTGCCTTCACCTTCACCACAAAGCTTTTTACATGGCAGGCAGCGGCTCCGTCCGTGCTGCAGGGTGGGGGGGTGTGACGGCATCCACACCCCTTAAACCCCAGATGGCCCAGATGGTCCTTTGGATGATCCCTGGCAATGCAGAGGAGGGCATTTTCAGCCCAAGAGAGGCCGCCCCCGTGTCACCCAGTGCAGTCACAGGGAGGTTCTTGCAGATACTCAGGTTTGACAGAGGAAAGGTGCTGCAcctccagcagcctgggagcaaactgcccttctctggaaaCCTCTCCCACCGGGGCTCTGGGCCTGGAGAACGCCCGGATGGGGAAAGGCGAGGTCGGGCAGCAGGAACGCAGCAGGGAAGCTGTCATTGTGCAAAGCTGCACCTAAGCTGGCATTTGCTCTGTTAGTCAGAGGGAGCAGAGGTCATTTGCCAGAGCACATATAAAGCATGAGAACCAGGAAAAAGGCTCTTGCCTGCTGGGACAAGGACAGCTTGGAAAGTACGTATGGCACGTCTTGGCTTTGGTTGTGGTATGAAAACTGCTCCTGGCTGAAGCGGTGATGCTGGGCaaggggaagggctggaaacAAAGGTGAggttttcttcctggaaaactGCTTCAGGGTTAACTACAGCGTGGTGGGTGCTGCTGACGGCATCTTGACAGAtgtggggagcagaggaagaggacaGCAGGTTTTGCACTGTGTTGCTCATTTGTGCACCTACAGTGCCTGTGGGTGCTGCTTCATGACCTTGGCTGTTGGTGAAATGTGGTTGCATGCACCTCAGGATCCTTTTGTCCCCATCAGTCATTCCAGCAAGGCTGGTGATGCCCTCGGGCTGTGAATTGTAGAACTGGGATATGTTTGGTGTGCTGAGCCTGGGCCATCTCTCGGGAGGTGAGCATGTGGCAGAagcttctccaggctgctgcctgcttCACACCGCAGCCTCCACCCATGCAGGGATGTGGTGTGCTCGTACCTGGGGAGGGGTGAGGAAGCCTGACTGGAGGGATCCTGCCCCTAaaatttctcctgctgctgttgctccTGTGCACATTTCTCCCTGTGGTCTCTGTggtcctgcctgctgctgggcatCCCTGTCGCTGCATGGGAGCCCCGTGCTGGGCACTGCACAGCCTGTCCATGATctgcctcctcccctgcccctcctggTTCTTGCTTCTTAAATCATTGAGTGCCACGGCTTCTGGAAGGGATTGCTGTTTTGGCATGCCACGAGGTGTTAGGTTGGCTGCAGAGGTGGCTGGAATTACCTGGGATCTCGTGGATGAACAAACAGGGACAACTGGCCAAGGCAGGGCCAGGAGGTGTCCAGAGAGGGACAATGGGCACACTGTCCCCTGATGCACTCACAGGTGTCTCAgacagggacagcccagccaGAAAGCTGCAAAAAGTCAGGAGCAAACCCTGTGGAGATTTTCACCAGCTTTCTTCCTGCTTACACCATGTTTCAACaatcctttcttcctcttcttggGACTGCCAGGAACAAGGGGTGGCCCTACAGCAACAGGCTGTGTCTGACAGCTGGGATGTGTCTGTAAATGCTGGGGAGTAGCTGCCAGCAGCGCCATCAACCCTTTGCCACCTGCTGGCATTAGTACAAATGCAATGCCACAGCTGGTGCCACTCTGATGTGTGTAATCAGCTCAATGGCATCATCAGAGTGCTGGGCATGGTAATCGTTCCACCCCATTTCTTGTGTTGTTTAATACTTAACTTGGTGTAAATGTGCAATTCTGATGTGAAAACAATCCTCTTGGAGCGCTTAACAAAGTGGTGCGGAGCttgggcacagggcacagggagtgTGTCTACATGGGACTCCTCCTGTGGGAGAGtcctctgggttttttgtttgtttgttttaattaaagctccagaaagaaaagtgagagTGGCAGAAGCTGGCACTGTGCCTTACAGGGGTGGCAGGGAGTGATGGAGGTGCAGGTGCAGGTGGTGTTGTTACATTGGTGAGGTGATTTTGGGGGTGGTGCTGCGGAGCAGGAGCTTTCCTACTCTCAGAGGATGCAGCCCCTTGCTGAGGAAggatgggatggagagggaCCCCCCAGgactgaggaagaggaggatgaggtGCTGGCACAGACAGTCAGGTGGAGGAGGGATAGGAACTGGGTGATGGAAAGAGACAAGGAGAACCCACTGCCTTGAAGCATACTAAGAAGgcaagagaagaagaaagggagagggggaagcaAATAGGCTGAGATTcccacagaacaaaacaaagattAAGGTGACTCCTGAGAGCCTGGGAAGCCTAGAACTGAG
Encoded here:
- the LOC120752873 gene encoding placenta-specific gene 8 protein-like isoform X1 — translated: MAVPTVVTIQPQYGAALPSVSRCTWQTGLMDCCTDCGVFCCGMFCYPCLACQVAGDMNECCLCGTSVAMRTLYRTRYNIPGSICSDFCVTMWCPVCSVCQIKRDINRRRELGIFW
- the LOC120752873 gene encoding placenta-specific gene 8 protein-like isoform X2 — encoded protein: MAVPTVVTIQPQYGAALPSVSRCTWQTGLMDCCTDCGVFCCGMFCYPCLACQVAGDMNECCLCGTSVAMRTLYRTRYNIPGSICSDFCVTMWCPVCSVCQIKRDINRRRELGIF